The bacterium genome includes a region encoding these proteins:
- a CDS encoding RidA family protein has product MRREEVTVRGVHKATGGLPGDGKGSHAAKIGNLVFLAGQVGLDVDGNLVGKGNIEAQAVQTYENIKTVLASVGARLDDLVKTTTYTTSVAYRQKIAEVRTRYFTSYFPPNTFVVVHSLAMPEVLIEIEAIAACP; this is encoded by the coding sequence ATGCGCAGAGAGGAAGTAACGGTTCGTGGGGTACACAAGGCCACCGGAGGACTTCCGGGCGATGGAAAGGGATCGCACGCGGCGAAGATTGGGAACCTCGTCTTTCTGGCGGGTCAGGTCGGCCTGGATGTTGACGGGAACCTGGTGGGGAAGGGGAACATAGAGGCGCAGGCCGTTCAGACCTACGAGAACATCAAGACCGTGCTCGCCTCAGTGGGGGCGAGGCTGGATGATCTGGTGAAGACAACCACGTATACCACGAGCGTCGCGTACCGTCAGAAGATCGCGGAGGTGCGGACGCGCTACTTTACGAGCTACTTCCCACCCAACACCTTCGTCGTCGTGCACAGCCTGGCGATGCCGGAGGTGCTTATCGAGATCGAAGCCA
- a CDS encoding ADP-ribosylglycohydrolase family protein, which produces MSGKCGSRLYEAIYGCLLGGAIGDAMGGVTEMMSYRHIDEVFGTVETLLARGPDPTTARFEPGVPAGQVTDDTRLRNLLCSAIIRARGRITADEWAETWLDEMEGWFFTPVVNAYHKVFMQETRPREAGRGCMGSNSTAMSIAPVGLVNACDPRQAALDAYSVAGLIHEGYARDAACAVAAGVAEAVRGEATIDSIIRAACVFLPAGNEIAGRIEGAVRLAHSAGGYEAFRRMFYDTMLLPWPQKGLLGSKPPEGFYDTAEPRETVPAVFGLLVLAEGHFRESVVYATNFGRDADTIASIIGSIAGAFEGAGAIPTAWIDQVQATNLVSQRTLAEGILDAVSNERDMTRARLRELEALLAR; this is translated from the coding sequence ATGAGCGGCAAATGCGGGAGCCGGTTGTACGAGGCCATCTATGGATGCCTGCTTGGCGGCGCAATCGGCGACGCCATGGGCGGCGTGACCGAAATGATGAGCTACCGCCATATCGATGAAGTCTTCGGGACCGTCGAGACGCTCCTCGCTCGAGGGCCGGATCCGACGACCGCCCGCTTCGAGCCGGGGGTGCCGGCCGGACAGGTCACGGACGACACCCGTCTGCGGAACCTTCTCTGCTCGGCGATCATCCGGGCGCGTGGCCGCATCACAGCCGACGAGTGGGCCGAGACATGGCTCGACGAGATGGAGGGGTGGTTCTTCACCCCTGTGGTCAACGCGTATCACAAGGTGTTCATGCAAGAGACGCGGCCGCGCGAGGCGGGCCGGGGGTGCATGGGGAGCAATAGCACGGCAATGAGTATCGCGCCGGTCGGACTCGTGAACGCATGCGATCCGCGGCAAGCGGCTCTCGACGCCTACAGCGTGGCGGGCCTGATCCATGAAGGCTATGCCCGCGATGCCGCGTGCGCCGTCGCCGCAGGCGTCGCCGAAGCGGTGCGGGGTGAAGCCACGATCGACTCGATCATCCGTGCCGCCTGCGTGTTTTTGCCGGCGGGCAACGAAATCGCCGGCCGAATCGAAGGAGCCGTTCGGCTGGCGCACTCCGCCGGCGGCTATGAAGCGTTTCGGAGGATGTTCTACGACACCATGCTCCTCCCATGGCCTCAAAAGGGGCTGCTCGGGTCCAAGCCCCCCGAGGGATTCTACGATACCGCCGAACCACGGGAGACAGTGCCGGCGGTCTTTGGCCTGCTGGTTCTGGCCGAGGGGCATTTTCGCGAGAGCGTGGTGTACGCCACGAACTTTGGCCGGGATGCCGATACGATCGCCTCCATCATCGGCTCCATCGCGGGCGCCTTCGAGGGCGCCGGTGCGATCCCCACCGCCTGGATCGACCAAGTCCAAGCGACCAATCTGGTCAGCCAGCGCACCCTGGCCGAAGGGATCCTCGATGCCGTTTCGAATGAGCGGGACATGACGCGCGCGAGATTGCGTGAGCTGGAGGCGCTGCTCGCACGGTAG